Proteins encoded within one genomic window of Brassica rapa cultivar Chiifu-401-42 chromosome A09, CAAS_Brap_v3.01, whole genome shotgun sequence:
- the LOC103841403 gene encoding probable pectate lyase 13, giving the protein MLLPHFSTTIFLLCLFFFFTLLQATNLTLTLPHQHPSPDSVALHVLSSINASLSRRQLSSSSSSTCRTGNPIDDCWRCTSSDWSSNRQRLADCSIGFGRGTLGGKNGKIYVVTDSSDNNPSNPTPGTLRYAVIQEEPLWIVFSSNMLIRLRHELIINSYKTIDGRGSAVHITGNGCLTVQYVQHVIIHNVHIYDCKPSGGAVVAATPTKSGRRGRSDGDGISIFGAQKIWIDHCSMSHCTDGLIDAVMGSTAITISNNYFAHHDEVMLLGHDDSYGPDTGMQVTIAFNHFGQGLVQRMPRCRRGYIHVVNNDFTSWKMYAIGGSGNPTINSQGNRYIAPSDPSAKEVTKRVDSKDDGEWSNWNWRTEGDLMENGAFFVASGGGVSALYSKASSVEPKASALVDQLTRNAGVFGGPRDDQGQSGDSYSGYGGGGGGGGSGGGGGGSSGSDGGTSAIGGTTRGSSTSSSDDSNFFGMIFGSNAPPRPRLTLLFCLIMICVMSLSSLLLL; this is encoded by the exons ATGCTGCTTCCTCACTTCTCCACCACCATTTTCCTCCtctgcctcttcttcttcttcacactcCTCCAAGCCACTAATCTCACTCTCACTCTCCCTCACCAACATCCTTCCCCTGACTCCGTCGCTCTCCACGTCTTAAG TTCAATCAATGCATCCCTCTCCCGGAGAcaactctcctcctcctcctcctccacttgCCGCACCGGCAACCCAATCGACGACTGCTGGCGCTGCACCTCCTCCGACTGGTCCTCCAACCGCCAACGCCTCGCCGACTGCTCCATCGGCTTCGGCCGCGGCACCCTCGGCGGCAAAAACGGCAAGATCTACGTCGTCACAGACTCCTCCGACAACAACCCATCAAACCCAACCCCCGGAACTCTCCGCTACGCCGTCATCCAAGAAGAGCCCCTCTGGATCGTCTTCTCCTCCAACATGCTCATCCGCCTCAGACACGAACTCATCATCAACAGCTACAAAACCATCGACGGCCGCGGCTCCGCCGTCCACATCACCGGCAACGGCTGCCTCACCGTCCAGTACGTGCAACACGTCATCATCCACAACGTCCACATCTACGACTGCAAACCCTCCGGAGGCGCCGTCGTCGCCGCGACGCCGACGAAGTCCGGGAGGCGAGGCAGATCGGACGGCGACGGGATCTCCATCTTCGGAGCTCAGAAGATCTGGATCGACCACTGCTCCATGAGCCATTGCACCGACGGGCTTATCGATGCCGTGATGGGGTCCACGGCGATCACGATATCGAATAACTACTTTGCGCATCATGACGAGGTGATGCTGTTGGGTCATGACGATAGTTATGGTCCGGACACGGGGATGCAGGTGACGATTGCGTTTAATCATTTCGGACAGGGGCTTGTTCAGAGGATGCCGAGGTGTCGGAGAGGGTATATACACGTGGTGAATAATGATTTTACTTCGTGGAAGATGTATGCGATTGGTGGAAGTGGTAATCCTACGATTAATAGTCAGGGGAATCGTTACATTGCTCCTTCTGATCCTAGCGCCAAAGAG GTGACCAAAAGGGTGGATTCGAAGGACGATGGAGAGTGGTCGAACTGGAATTGGAGAACGGAAGGAGATCTGATGGAGAACGGAGCTTTCTTTGTGGCGTCTGGTGGGGGAGTGAGCGCATTGTACTCTAAAGCTTCGAGTGTGGAGCCTAAAGCTTCGGCTCTTGTAGACCAGCTCACTCGAAATGCTGGCGTTTTTGGCGGTCCCAG GGATGATCAAGGTCAGAGTGGCGATTCTTATTCTGGTtatggaggtggtggtggtggtggtggtagtgGTGGCGGCGGAGGTGGCAGCAGCGGCAGCGATGGAGGAACTAGTGCTATTGGCGGTACTACGAGAGGAAGTAGCACCAGCAGCAGCGATGACAGCAATTTCTTCGGGATGATCTTCGGAAGCAATGCACCGCCTCGACCACGTTTAACattattgttttgtttgataATGATTTGTGTAATGTCATTATCAAGTCTATTATTGTTGTAG